TGCCTGCATCACATATGCTATATCTTAGAGCATGAGTTCTACAGGATGCTGCTTGTCAATCATGTTCTTTTGAGGGCACAGTTGCGTATTCATAGTGGTGTGtggatttttgttttgtctgtTGGTACAGGTTGTTAAGGTTGCAGATTTTGGGGTGGCTAGAGTAAAAGCACAAACTGGAGTTATGACAGCTGAAACTGGAACATATCGGTGGATGGCTCCGGAGGTATGGTTGTGAGATGTCCTTTGATACTGTTTGTATAGTTTAGTATGTCAGTAGCATATGAAAGTTTGCTCAGCCAATGTCTCCGATGATTAGGATTATTCCAAAATCGGTTAGCTATTATGAGATGACCAGTAAGTATCTTGTGTGGTTGGTTCTGACTTCCGAGACAACAAAAATTTGGTGGAAATTCAGGTGATAGAACACAAGCCATATGATCACAAGGCAGACGTTTTCAGCTACGGGATTGTGCTATGGGAGTTGTTGACTGGCAAGGTAATTTTGGGCGTCTTTTGtcttaagaaaaataaagtCCTACAAAGGAAGGTGACGGTATAACTAACGTTTATGTAACGGCAGCTTCCATATGAATACATGACGCCATTGCAGGCAGCCGTAGGGGTGGTCCAAAAGGTAGAttgcctttttttttcatttgtttgtttgtttgttttgttgcaTGGAAACGCAGACAGATAAAAAGGGGGGGTTGTGTTGTGTGTGGGAAAACAGGGATTAAGGCCGAAAATACCGAAGAAGACGCATCCGAAAATGAGAGAGCTAATGGAGAGATTGTGGGAGAAGGATCCAAGCCTGAGACCAGACTTCGCAGAGATCAAAGAGCAGCTAGAAGAGATAGCCAAGGAAGTAAGTAAGAGAAAGAAATGGTTATGAAAGTGGATTGAATAGAGGGAGTAATTGAAGtgaatgtgtgtgtgtgtaggtAGGAGAAGAGGGGGAGGAGAAGAAAAAAGCATCAAGAGGAGGAGGGGGTATCTTTGCAGCACTGAGGAGAAGTGCAACAACACATCATTGAATAACATACATAGAtggatttgcatatgatatttatatatatctcgACAGTGTATGTCAAATTGAAGAGTGTGTATTGTTGGTTGGTTCAATTGATTTTGTAAGTTATTATATACTCAAAACTCTCTTGTTGATGTAGAAAGAATTAAAAGACTCATTTTGTTGTTCTCGTTGTACTAGTGTTAGTATGTTGACCCCAAAAAAAATCAGTAACTTTGAGGGAAATCAACAATTGCATACATAAAAATATCTACCACAATACATATTACAAGTAAAAACAGGACATGGGGGGGCTGGCTACTTGAGAAGTGGAGCGGCATTGCGAATGGAGAGATAGTGGTGGACTTGGTGGGTGGAGAGTGACCTTAGAGCCTTGAAAACATGAGCATTTGCATAGCGGAGGTTTGTTCTGGGGTCTACATATGGCGCCTGTCACCAATCCAAACCAAGAGATGATCAAACTAAAGAAAAGGTCGAAAATCAGAAATAAATTAGTAATACATACCTCGAATCCAGTGACATCGCAAATTCTCTTGCATGGCTGAGTGGATGGAGGCGACTCGATGTTGATATCTGCAcacgaaagaaagaaagaacgaTTGATTATagtgaagaagaggaggagtattttaatttttctgaaTCGAGAGAGAGATACAAAAGGGATCATCAGGGTCAGCTTGGAGGATCTGCTTGAGATGTTTCCACCTTCCTCGAGACTGCCCCTTTGGGTACTTTTCATAGGCCTGTGTCTTCTTAAAGCTCAGATGCATCGGAACCACTATATCTGCATCAACCAACTCCCCCTCCATCTTCTTCTGTTAGTTAAACCCTAGATCCATCCGAGGATGCTTTATACGCCGTCTCTCGGTTGTTAATAACCGGTCCGGTCCGGTCCGGTATTGtgaattaagaaaaacaaatgaGTAAACCaagagtttcttcttcttcttcttcttcttctatcacACAAACAATCTGTAGATCTTCTCTCTCAGATTATGGCATGATTCGAATTAGGAGCGGCTCTTTTCAAACTGAATGAAGAGTGATTCCCACCAATTCAAACGCTCAATCTAAAGGTCAGAGCTCTGTGAATTGTTTGAGTTAGTAATGGATATTTCTATTGCGGgacagatgatgatgatgccttcttcttctctcccaCTAGACTGCTTTGCTTGCTTATTCCAACACTGACGTGACTgctttctttttcccattcCCGTTGCCTACAACCCTGATAAAGGTTCTCCTTCCCACTTCAATAACCCCTCATTCTATTCTCACCACCAATCTTACCTACATTACAGAGGAGGGTGATGATCATCATTCCTCCACCTCTccttttcctctcttctctttagCGCCAACATTACCTGCTCTCAACGACATGAaagcttttctctctctctcaaacctGTCAGTCATGAAGGTAGTAACTATCCCCCTTGTTTTTACCCTTCTTCCCttccaaactattatttatattctctTTCAGGTGGATAAAGATTTCGTAAACAAATGTAAATTTGTGGTTGCCACTGGGATTTTCGATGCATATGATCAACCCCACCAGCCATCTAACATTAGCCAAGAACCTCTTCTGTTTCCTTCTGGTGGTTGACGAGCTCTCTCTCCATTTCTTAACATCAAACACTACTTTGACTGTGAGCCAAGATGTTCATAGGAGGCCAATGGGTCGGCATTTGGCGTCTTATTCTACTCAAAACTCCTCCTTATGATGAACCTAGGCTAGGAGGAACGGCAAAGTCCCCAAAATCTTAATTACTACTGTTATTGGtaattaacataaataaaacaatgtCTCCTTGTTAATAATTATGCTAAGTCCATTCTCTTGTTTTACACACACATGTTCCAGAGGGAGCGGTGATAATAAGAGAACACACTGCAATGAACAATCTCTTCAGCTGCCTGTGGTTCAACGAGGTACACCTGCTAACACCCAGGGACCAGCTTAGCTTTGGGTACGTAGTGGACAGACTAAAATGAGCCTTCAAGGTGTTCATGTTTCACAACTGTGATGTGAATACAACTCTCTCTTTCAACTGCACCCTCACATCCGACAACATTCCTCTAAGATCGAGTGGGTCAAGAGTGTCAAGGAACTCAAAGGGAAAGGTGTTGGGAAAATTATCCAATATCGATGAGATGAAGATGGTATTAGACAACTAGAAAatttaagaagaagactcttAATATTTAGGAAAGGGTTTActacaaagattttgtttttggaaactctctcttacaaatattttctctctttgtttttcttgattcttggatGATTACAAATGGTGCTAAGCACCCCTATTTATACAAGTGAAGGAGCACACTCCAACAAGTTCTagatttctctaaattattatttatttcaaaatatctaactccataactttctctcttcttctacacaattcttcttctatacttctccacttttctctagatgtttcttcttcttggactaAGGCTTGATTATGATTTGATTAGTTTTGGGCTTAAGGAGGGAAATCCAACAAATCTCCCCCTTCCCGATTTAGCCCGAAACAGTCGCCATGCCTGTGCCTTTGCAGCAATCTTCAAACTTCTTGATCGGTAATACTTTGGTCATAAAGTCTGACCAATTTTCGTCGGTGTGTACCTTTGTGAGATGTATGAGCTTCTCTTCCAGAACTTCTCGGATCCAGTGATGTCGGATATCAATGTGCTTTGAGCGAGAGTGAAACGTTGGATTCTTTGCTAAGTGAATAGCACTTTGGTTGTCACATAGCATGTTGTACTTGTCTTGCTTTACTCTCAACTCAAGcaagaagttcttcatccat
The Brassica napus cultivar Da-Ae chromosome A1, Da-Ae, whole genome shotgun sequence DNA segment above includes these coding regions:
- the LOC106438688 gene encoding chromatin-remodeling complex subunit ies6, yielding MEGELVDADIVVPMHLSFKKTQAYEKYPKGQSRGRWKHLKQILQADPDDPFYINIESPPSTQPCKRICDVTGFEAPYVDPRTNLRYANAHVFKALRSLSTHQVHHYLSIRNAAPLLK